Proteins encoded together in one Hevea brasiliensis isolate MT/VB/25A 57/8 chromosome 16, ASM3005281v1, whole genome shotgun sequence window:
- the LOC110672051 gene encoding glutamine synthetase cytosolic isozyme 2 — protein sequence MSLLSDLINLNLSDTTDKIIAEYIWIGGSGMDMRSKARTLSGPVSDPSKLPKWNYDGSSTGQAPGEDSEVILYPQAIFRDPFRRGNNILVMCDAYTPAGEPIPTNKRHAAAKIFSQPEVVAEEPWYGIEQEYTLLQKDVKWPIGWPVGGYPGPQGPYYCSIGADKSFGRDVVDSHYKACLYAGINISGINGEVMPGQWEFQVGPAVGISAGDELWVARYILERITEIAGVVLSFDPKPIQGDWNGAGAHTNYSTKSMRSDGGYEVIKKAIEKLGLRHKEHIAAYGEGNERRLTGRHETADINTFLWGVANRGASIRVGRDTEKQGKGYFEDRRPASNMDPYVVTSMIAETTILWKP from the exons ATGTCGCTTCTTTCAGATCTCATCAACCTTAACCTCTCGGACACCACCGACAAGATAATCGCCGAGTACATATG GATTGGTGGATCCGGCATGGACATGCGGAGTAAAGCAAGG ACTCTTTCTGGTCCAGTTAGTGATCCTTCAAAGCTCCCCAAGTGGAACTATGATGGTTCCAGCACAGGGCAGGCTCCTGGAGAAGACAGCGAAGTCATTCTATA TCCTCAAGCTATTTTCAGGGATCCATTTAGGAGGGGCAACAACATCCTC gtgATGTGTGATGCTTACACCCCAGCTGGTGAGCCAATTCCAACAAACAAGAGACATGCTGCTGCTAAGATCTTCAGCCAACCTGAAGTTGTTGCTGAAGAGCCTTG GTACGGCATTGAGCAAGAATACACCTTGTTGCAGAAAGATGTTAAATGGCCTATTGGATGGCCCGTTGGTGGTTACCCTGGCCCTCAG GGACCATACTACTGTAGTATTGGTGCTGATAAGTCCTTTGGGCGAGACGTTGTTGACTCACACTACAAGGCTTGCCTATATGCTGGCATCAACATTAGTGGTATCAATGGAGAAGTGATGCCAGGCCAG TGGGAATTTCAAGTCGGACCTGCAGTTGGTATCTCTGCTGGAGATGAATTGTGGGTTGCTCGCTACATTTTAGAG AGGATTACGGAGATTGCCGGAGTTGTCCTTTCTTTTGATCCCAAGCCAATTCAG GGAGATTGGAATGGTGCTGGAGCTCACACAAACTATAG TACAAAGTCAATGAGGAGTGATGGAGGCTATGAGGTCATCAAGAAAGCAATTGAGAAGTTGGGGCTGAGGCACAAAGAACACATTGCTGCATATGGGGAAGGGAATGAACGCAGGCTAACTGGACGACACGAAACAGCTGACATCAACACTTTCTTATGG GGTGTTGCTAACCGTGGAGCCTCAATTCGTGTTGGCCGAGACACAGAGAAGCAAGGAAAAGGATATTTTGAGGACAGGAGGCCTGCATCAAACATGGATCCATATGTTGTGACTTCCATGATTGCAGAAACCACAATCCTGTGGAAACCATAA